The Spirulina subsalsa PCC 9445 region CCCTTGGACATCGGTTAAATAATTCATCAATATTGCAGTTTTTCTTGATAGGGTTGGGATACAGTCTAGAACGATCTGTAAACAATGCAAAAAACAGCCCTCAATCTCCTCGCTATTGGTATCTTTGGGATCACCCTGTCCATCCTTTTGGGGCCGATTATTCATCTCCCCTCCACTGTCCCCGCCATCCTAACCCTCGGCGTGTTAGGATTAGCCACCATTGACACCCTCGGATTACATAGTAAGGGAACCACCCTTTTATTAGATACTGTCGCCGGACTTTCCCCCAAGCATCGTCAACGCATCGCTCACCACGAAGCCGCCCACTTCCTCACAGCCTACTATTTAGGCATCCCCATCACCCAATACACCCTAAATAGTTGGGATGCCCTCAAACAAGGCCTCCCCGGTATCGGTGGCGTACAATTTGATACCACCTCTTTTGAGCAAAAAAATCTTAGTTATCCTGAACAACAGTTATTATTAAACCGCTTTATTACTGTTTGGATGGCCGGAATTACCGCCGAAATATTAATCTATGGTGATGTGGAAGGGGGCGGCGATGATCGGCAAAAAATAACCGATGCTTTAGTTCTATTTGGTTATGGTGAAAGCGTCTCAGCCAGTAAGCAACAATGGGGCAAATTACAGGCTAAAACGCTGTTAGAAAAGTATTGGGACAGTTATCTAGCTTTGGTCGAAGCCATGTTACAAGGGGTAGCCGTTGACCAATGCTATGTCATCCTCGACCAAGGGAATCGGTAAACTTCCCCGTTAAGTGACGTTCAACTCTTTAAAGAAAACCGTTATTATTCAGGTCTTCATTAATCAAATCCAAAAGCTCCTTTAAGGTAGCTTCAAATTCTGCTTGTAATTGCTGTTTAATCTGCCCTAGATCATTCTCAAATGGTTGATCATGGACTTGCTCATTAAAGGCATTCAAAATATTTTGAATAGCCTGTAAGCGCGACGCAAGTATTTTAATCCTTTGCCATCGACCATCATCTAAATTACTCATTTTCTGTTGCCGTTCCACAGGAACACTCCTTGGACTGACAACTGAGTTGATTTCTGAGTTAATAGGAATTTATTCCCTAAATTTTAAACAATCTATGGCGGCTGAATAAGGGATAAACAAGGCAGTTATGGGAAAACTCAATTATCAGTTTACTGATAGTGTAAGATCCGAAATTAAAGGTTAGTTTATGTTAGGATTAAGCATTAAAATTTACCGAACCACAAAAGGAGTTATTTGTCAAAATTTCGCAATAATTATTTAGGATCTCCTGAATAACTGGGCTAGGAAACCGGGAGCGGGGGGGTAGGGGAGCAGGGGAGAGGGAAAGACGAGGAATTCAGACTTATTCCCAGAAGTGTTGAATCGGTACTTATGAACTAAGTACCGATTCAACACTTCTGCTCTAAACGGTTGATATTACTATCTGCTTTGGCTGTTAAAGATTGATCACTATCATAATAAGGTTGGGCAAAATCAAAGTTTTCCTTCCGTTCAGCCGTGATGGTAATGGAGGCCATTGCAATATCAATCCGTTGGGAGAGTAGGGAGGGAAAAAGGTCAATAAAGGGTAGGTCTAAAAATTCTAAGGGGCGATTGAGTTGTTCGGCAATAATCCGAATCATATCGACTTCAAAACCAACTAATTCCCCGGCCTCGTTTTCAAACTCCCACGGCACATTCCCAACATTTAAGCCAATGCGCAGGGGGGCTGTTGTGCTTGGGGTTTGGGCGCGACAACTGCTAAAGGCGATCGCCAATCCTGTCCCTCCTAACAATTGTAACACAAAGCGCCGAGAAAGATGATTAGATTTAGATAACATAGCTCACGTTGAATCTATAGGACTTGTTGAACAAAACTAGATGCTAGAGGCCAGAGTCAATAGTGATTAGGAAGTGGGGACAATGTGCTTCTATCCAATCGTTGGTAGAGGGAATTTATGAATTGCCCCTAGGAATATGGGTTACAGGAATTCAGGGGTAAGATCAGCGTAAAGGCTGTTCCCTCTCCGGGGGTAGAATCTACCTTGATTTTACCTTCGTGTTTTTCTATAATTTTATAAGAAATCGCTAATCCTAATCCCGTTCCTTTGCCAATAGGTTTGGTGGTAAAAAAGGGATCAAAAAGTTTAGACCGAATGGATTCTGGAATCCCTACTCCATTATCGGCAATGGTGATCTTTACAAGGTTTTCTAATGCTTCTGTATGAATTTTAATCTGTTTATAGGGTTGAGTTTTATTTTCTGAAAGTGCATCAATGGCATTACTTAATAAATTCATAAATACTTGGTTGAGTTGGGCGGGATAACAAGGAACATCGGGCAATTTGCCGTAGTCTTTTATGATTTCAATTTCTTTTTTAATCCGATTATTCAGTAAAACCAATGTGCTATCAATTCCCTCATGAATATTAACGGCTTTTTTACTTGAATCATCTAAGCGGGAGAAGTTGCGCAACGATAAAACAATTTGCCGAATTCGTTCAGATCCCATGCGCATTGATTGCAGAATAGCGGGTAAATCTTCCCGCATAAATTCTAGGTCGCTGTCTTCTATTTGTTCGGCTAATTCATGGTTGACTTTAGGGTATTCTTTTTGATATAATTCAATAAGTTCTAGTAAGGTT contains the following coding sequences:
- a CDS encoding ABC transporter substrate-binding protein is translated as MLSKSNHLSRRFVLQLLGGTGLAIAFSSCRAQTPSTTAPLRIGLNVGNVPWEFENEAGELVGFEVDMIRIIAEQLNRPLEFLDLPFIDLFPSLLSQRIDIAMASITITAERKENFDFAQPYYDSDQSLTAKADSNINRLEQKC